A single genomic interval of Arthrobacter methylotrophus harbors:
- a CDS encoding response regulator transcription factor — translation MSIRLVIADDQALVRGALVALLGLEPDIEVVAELGDGTGVAAAVVEHSADVAMLDVEMPGLDGISAAAAVRRAAPSCRVLMVTTFGRPGYLKRAMQAGASGFVVKDTPARQLAEAVRRVHQGLRVVDPALAAESLTAGDSPLTEREGEVLKAASDGGTVADIAKSAMLSEGTVRNYLSAAMAKTGGRTRAEAVRIAEDNGWLL, via the coding sequence ATGAGCATTCGATTGGTGATCGCAGACGACCAGGCGCTCGTGCGCGGAGCATTGGTGGCTTTGTTGGGGCTGGAGCCGGATATCGAGGTGGTCGCGGAGTTGGGTGACGGGACGGGGGTGGCGGCCGCCGTCGTCGAGCACTCCGCCGATGTTGCAATGCTCGACGTCGAGATGCCCGGCTTGGACGGGATCAGTGCGGCAGCGGCCGTGCGGCGGGCGGCGCCATCATGCCGGGTTCTCATGGTCACCACCTTCGGGCGGCCAGGCTATCTCAAGCGCGCCATGCAGGCAGGGGCCTCCGGATTCGTCGTCAAGGACACCCCGGCGCGGCAACTGGCTGAAGCCGTGCGTCGGGTCCACCAGGGTCTCCGGGTGGTGGACCCGGCCCTCGCCGCGGAATCATTGACCGCGGGGGACAGCCCGCTGACCGAACGCGAGGGAGAGGTGCTCAAGGCAGCGTCCGACGGCGGAACGGTCGCCGATATCGCGAAGTCGGCGATGCTTTCCGAAGGGACCGTCCGGAACTATCTCTCCGCCGCAATGGCCAAGACCGGCGGCCGGACCCGTGCGGAGGCCGTGCGGATCGCCGAAGACAACGGCTGGTTGCTCTAA
- a CDS encoding sensor histidine kinase, producing the protein MSEQATKVGTMTSNPDGTSFRDVVSGRVLTGTMFRRSVFAGPGPRGWFIGAGLSILLWAWPTWNIVWSVDEPLAWKAAASASLIVFFAAYVFLPQISWRLGVRAGIVSVCILLALNGLVIFLIGREALWTWTFLACAIAMTSLPLRTDFFLIVALSLVSFSTQLMTGNGEQALLQAGIILSLGLMMSAFARLIRQTARLREAQTELADAAVAAERSRVARDMHDILGHSLTVIAVKAELAGRMLDTVPGDPARDKAAAEIAAVQDLARGALADVRATVAGYRGVNVLAELAVARTALESAGIDAELPGTVEQVPARHRELFGWVLREGITNVVRHSGAARCRVRLTASSVLVEDDGVGPESEDRSGNGLAGIRERVRAAGGSVSIGSSDLGGFRLAVKV; encoded by the coding sequence GTGTCTGAACAAGCTACTAAGGTGGGCACCATGACCAGCAACCCGGACGGCACTTCCTTCAGGGACGTAGTCTCCGGAAGGGTGTTGACCGGCACCATGTTCCGGCGCAGTGTGTTTGCGGGTCCCGGGCCGCGAGGCTGGTTCATCGGTGCGGGACTTTCCATCTTGCTCTGGGCCTGGCCGACGTGGAACATCGTGTGGTCCGTGGATGAGCCGCTGGCTTGGAAAGCGGCGGCGTCGGCGTCCCTGATCGTGTTCTTCGCCGCCTACGTCTTCCTGCCCCAGATCAGTTGGCGCCTTGGCGTCCGGGCGGGCATCGTGTCGGTCTGCATCCTCTTGGCGCTGAACGGGCTGGTCATTTTCCTCATCGGCAGGGAAGCCTTGTGGACCTGGACGTTCCTCGCTTGCGCCATCGCCATGACATCCCTTCCGCTGCGCACGGATTTCTTCCTCATCGTCGCTTTGTCCCTCGTCTCCTTCTCCACCCAGTTGATGACGGGCAACGGGGAGCAGGCCTTGCTCCAGGCCGGGATCATCCTGTCCCTGGGCCTCATGATGTCCGCCTTCGCGCGGCTGATCCGGCAGACCGCACGGCTCCGGGAAGCGCAGACAGAGCTGGCCGATGCCGCCGTCGCCGCGGAACGCAGCCGGGTTGCCCGGGACATGCACGACATCCTGGGGCACTCCCTGACGGTGATCGCCGTCAAAGCCGAGCTGGCCGGGAGGATGCTGGACACCGTCCCCGGAGACCCGGCCAGGGACAAAGCCGCGGCCGAGATTGCCGCGGTGCAGGACCTGGCCCGCGGTGCACTCGCCGACGTCCGGGCCACGGTGGCTGGCTACCGCGGCGTCAACGTCCTGGCGGAGCTGGCCGTCGCCCGGACGGCATTGGAATCGGCCGGGATCGACGCCGAATTGCCAGGAACCGTGGAACAAGTTCCCGCGAGGCACAGGGAGCTCTTCGGCTGGGTACTTCGCGAAGGCATCACCAACGTGGTCCGGCATTCAGGTGCTGCGCGCTGCCGCGTCCGGTTGACGGCGTCGAGCGTTCTGGTGGAGGACGATGGCGTCGGCCCCGAATCCGAGGACCGCTCCGGGAACGGACTGGCTGGGATCCGCGAACGCGTGCGTGCCGCCGGGGGATCGGTGAGTATCGGCTCGAGCGACCTGGGAGGGTTCAGATTGGCGGTCAAAGTATGA
- a CDS encoding ABC transporter permease encodes MSTATVIQDRKPSAGGVNRTFLWIEIKRMLRNRRTIIFTVFMPAVFFFIFGLSNKDKLLPNGHSYGQYILISLTVYAAMTAATGAGSQVAVERAQGWSRQLRLTPLLPGAYIAVKAMAALTLSLVAVVAQFVIGALAGVTMDAQTWLTAGLVAWLGSLVFAALGLFVGYLMPSQNVMQILGPALAILAMLGGLFMPIEVMGETFGNIAKFTPAYGIGQLARSPITGTFDWAWIVNVVLWLVIFVAGAAMAFRRDTKRV; translated from the coding sequence ATGAGCACGGCAACAGTCATCCAGGACCGGAAACCGTCCGCAGGCGGGGTCAACCGCACGTTCCTCTGGATCGAGATCAAGCGCATGCTCCGGAACCGCCGGACCATCATCTTCACGGTATTCATGCCCGCCGTTTTCTTCTTTATTTTCGGCTTGTCCAACAAGGACAAGCTCCTGCCCAACGGGCACAGCTACGGCCAGTACATCCTCATCAGCCTCACGGTTTATGCAGCGATGACTGCTGCGACGGGCGCTGGAAGTCAAGTTGCCGTGGAACGGGCCCAAGGCTGGAGCCGTCAGCTTCGGCTCACGCCCCTCCTGCCCGGTGCGTATATCGCGGTGAAGGCTATGGCCGCGTTGACGCTGTCCCTCGTGGCGGTCGTGGCCCAGTTCGTCATCGGTGCCCTGGCGGGTGTCACCATGGATGCACAGACTTGGCTGACAGCGGGCTTGGTGGCGTGGCTGGGCTCCCTTGTCTTCGCAGCCCTCGGACTGTTCGTGGGGTACCTCATGCCGAGCCAGAACGTCATGCAGATCCTTGGCCCGGCGCTGGCCATCCTTGCGATGCTCGGTGGACTGTTCATGCCGATCGAGGTCATGGGCGAGACTTTCGGGAACATTGCCAAGTTCACGCCGGCGTACGGGATCGGACAGCTGGCCCGGAGTCCCATCACCGGCACCTTCGACTGGGCGTGGATCGTCAACGTGGTCCTCTGGCTCGTGATCTTCGTGGCCGGGGCCGCGATGGCCTTCCGGCGCGACACCAAACGTGTCTGA
- a CDS encoding ABC transporter ATP-binding protein, whose amino-acid sequence MTITSVPAVHAAGLHKSFGKVHAVRGLDLTVQPGEVVAFLGPNGAGKTTTIDMILGLSAPDQGSVSIFGHSPRGAIARGQVAAVMQTGGLLRDISVRETVQLNAAMFDSSRPVDEVLARAGILEIADRKVEKCSGGQQQRLRFAMALVSDPGLLILDEPTTGMDVAGRRDFWTAIRADAQRGRTVIFATHYLEEADAYADRIVLVRQGSIVADGTAAQIKNLASGRTVKASLPATERGLLAGMPPAESVEYDGGRLTVRTGDSDAVVRYLLNSTGAYDVEVAANNLEEAFVALTGDDAIPEPVSIDFEGDLV is encoded by the coding sequence ATGACAATAACGAGTGTGCCGGCCGTCCATGCCGCCGGACTGCACAAGAGCTTCGGGAAGGTCCATGCCGTCCGCGGCCTGGACCTGACCGTGCAGCCGGGGGAGGTGGTGGCGTTCCTCGGACCCAACGGCGCAGGCAAGACCACCACCATCGACATGATCCTCGGACTGAGCGCGCCGGACCAAGGCAGCGTTTCCATTTTCGGCCACAGCCCCCGGGGTGCCATCGCCCGCGGCCAGGTGGCAGCAGTGATGCAGACCGGCGGCTTGCTGCGGGACATCAGCGTCCGCGAGACTGTGCAGCTCAACGCGGCGATGTTCGATTCCTCCCGACCCGTGGACGAGGTCCTGGCGCGGGCCGGCATCCTGGAGATCGCAGACCGGAAGGTGGAGAAGTGCTCGGGCGGCCAGCAGCAGCGCCTCCGCTTCGCGATGGCGCTTGTCTCCGATCCCGGTTTGCTCATCCTGGACGAGCCCACCACGGGAATGGACGTTGCCGGGCGACGCGACTTCTGGACTGCCATCAGGGCCGACGCCCAGCGCGGACGCACCGTCATCTTCGCCACCCATTACCTCGAAGAAGCCGATGCCTACGCCGACAGGATTGTCCTGGTCCGGCAAGGCAGCATCGTTGCGGACGGCACTGCGGCCCAGATCAAGAACCTTGCCTCAGGCCGCACCGTCAAAGCGTCGCTTCCGGCAACGGAGCGTGGATTGCTGGCCGGGATGCCGCCTGCGGAGAGCGTCGAGTACGACGGCGGACGCCTCACCGTCCGTACGGGCGACTCGGACGCCGTCGTCCGGTACTTGCTCAACAGCACGGGAGCCTACGACGTCGAGGTGGCGGCCAACAACCTTGAGGAGGCCTTCGTGGCGCTCACCGGCGACGATGCCATTCCGGAACCCGTGAGCATCGACTTTGAAGGAGACCTCGTATGA
- a CDS encoding YibE/F family protein: MGHGHSHGHTEPLEPSPQALAARKRANWLLVAVLAPIAVLTIVAMFLMWPSGSKEGITFASPYQAAAGVTFDTGKIQAVTVESCTQGTQAPATAQGNGVQQQGSQCTYASTQPDTGGSPVKVVINPDVAKSHGVKVGDSIRYLNLSRVQGAAAGNGSPSYVFLDFVRNVPMALLAILYAVVVIAVARWRGFRALLGLAGAYVVLVSFMLPGLVEGKPPLLVALVGSTAIMIGVLYFAHGFSARTSTALLGTIFGLGITALLAAWATDAANLTGIGSSEGATLVNMSDKISLSGIILCGLIISGLGVLNDVTITQSAAVWELYELAPETGARNLFTSAMRIGRDHIASTVYTIAFAYAGAALPILIIVMLYDRPLVDALTSAELSEEVIRTLVGSIGLVLAIPVTTLIAVLVVKATGSKGRAAAGTAASERAHDDGNLRELETAESADAFESFDTGELAAVVMTRRARREAERRQ; encoded by the coding sequence ATGGGTCACGGTCATTCACACGGTCACACGGAGCCTTTGGAGCCAAGCCCGCAGGCGCTCGCGGCACGCAAACGGGCCAACTGGCTCCTTGTGGCCGTGTTGGCCCCCATTGCAGTGCTCACGATCGTTGCCATGTTCCTCATGTGGCCGTCGGGAAGCAAGGAAGGCATAACGTTCGCGAGCCCCTACCAAGCCGCTGCGGGTGTGACGTTTGATACCGGCAAGATCCAAGCCGTCACCGTGGAGAGTTGTACGCAAGGGACCCAAGCTCCGGCTACTGCCCAAGGCAACGGTGTGCAACAGCAAGGATCCCAGTGCACCTACGCGTCCACGCAACCGGACACCGGCGGAAGCCCCGTGAAGGTGGTCATCAACCCGGATGTCGCCAAGTCCCACGGCGTTAAAGTCGGGGACAGCATCCGCTACCTGAACCTCTCCCGCGTGCAGGGCGCAGCGGCAGGCAACGGCTCGCCGTCGTATGTTTTCCTGGACTTCGTGCGGAACGTTCCCATGGCCCTGCTGGCGATCCTTTACGCGGTGGTGGTCATTGCAGTCGCCCGCTGGCGTGGCTTCAGGGCGCTGCTTGGCTTGGCCGGAGCCTACGTGGTGCTTGTCAGTTTCATGCTTCCGGGGCTGGTGGAAGGAAAGCCGCCGTTGCTCGTGGCTTTGGTCGGGTCCACGGCCATCATGATAGGGGTGCTCTACTTCGCCCACGGATTCTCGGCCAGGACATCCACCGCATTGCTGGGCACGATCTTCGGGCTCGGGATTACGGCGCTGTTGGCGGCCTGGGCCACGGACGCGGCCAATCTGACCGGGATCGGGAGCAGCGAAGGCGCCACTCTGGTGAACATGTCGGACAAGATCTCCCTCTCCGGGATCATCCTCTGTGGGCTCATCATCTCCGGGCTCGGCGTCCTGAACGATGTCACCATCACCCAGTCCGCGGCCGTGTGGGAGCTCTATGAACTGGCACCCGAGACCGGCGCACGCAATCTGTTCACTTCGGCCATGAGGATCGGCCGTGACCACATAGCTTCCACGGTCTACACGATCGCTTTCGCCTACGCCGGGGCGGCGCTGCCCATCCTCATCATCGTCATGCTCTACGATCGCCCGCTGGTTGATGCCCTGACTAGCGCGGAGCTGTCCGAGGAAGTCATCCGTACTTTGGTGGGCTCCATCGGCTTGGTATTGGCCATTCCGGTGACCACCTTGATCGCGGTGTTGGTGGTCAAGGCGACCGGTTCCAAGGGACGTGCGGCTGCCGGCACCGCGGCTTCGGAAAGAGCCCACGACGACGGCAACCTCCGTGAGCTTGAAACCGCAGAGTCTGCGGATGCCTTCGAATCGTTCGACACCGGCGAGCTTGCCGCCGTCGTGATGACCAGGCGGGCACGGAGGGAAGCCGAACGCCGGCAGTAG
- a CDS encoding FAD-binding oxidoreductase: MNANALDGLREQLRGQLVTPRDPEYDSARAVFNGMIDKRPAGIVRVAQVSDVIASVNFARDNSLPVAIRGGGHSAPGFGTWDDALVIDFVNRTGVRVDPEAGTARAEAGTTWADFNHATHAFGLATTGGIVGSTGIAGLTLGGGIGYLARKHGLSCDNLISADVVTAEGKFLTTSENQNEDLFWALRGGGGNFGVVTSLEYKLHPMDMVHVGIVIYGAENTETVAKFYRDYMDSAPEEFGAFLGFHQGPPVPFLPEEWHGKPVCVVVGMWTGDSAEGESRWQPFLDVAPVAGSLITPMPYPALNVAFDGLNPKGMQAYWKANFISELNDGVISAHSEFGATITSVNTAVHVYPIDGAVARVGVQDTAFVNRGMKFAPVIAAQWQDPADNEANIAWARNYAEALRPYSAASGYINFMDAEDQNRVTENYGVNYERLQAIKGKYDPGNLFHVNQNIKPA, encoded by the coding sequence ATGAATGCAAACGCGCTCGATGGACTGCGCGAACAGCTCCGCGGGCAACTCGTCACCCCGCGTGATCCTGAGTACGATTCAGCCCGTGCCGTCTTTAACGGGATGATCGACAAACGCCCGGCAGGCATCGTCCGGGTGGCACAAGTTTCGGATGTCATCGCGAGCGTGAACTTCGCCCGGGACAACTCCCTTCCTGTGGCCATCCGGGGCGGTGGCCACAGCGCTCCCGGCTTCGGGACCTGGGACGACGCTCTGGTCATCGACTTCGTCAACCGCACCGGAGTCCGTGTCGACCCCGAAGCGGGCACGGCCCGTGCCGAGGCCGGAACAACCTGGGCAGACTTCAACCACGCGACCCACGCTTTCGGACTCGCAACGACGGGCGGGATTGTGGGATCGACCGGTATCGCCGGACTGACCCTCGGTGGCGGCATCGGCTATCTTGCCCGCAAACACGGCCTGAGCTGCGACAACTTGATCTCCGCAGACGTGGTGACGGCAGAGGGCAAGTTCCTGACCACCAGCGAGAACCAGAACGAGGACCTCTTCTGGGCATTGCGGGGAGGCGGGGGCAACTTCGGCGTCGTGACGTCCCTGGAATACAAGCTGCATCCGATGGACATGGTCCACGTCGGCATTGTCATCTACGGAGCGGAGAACACTGAGACGGTCGCCAAGTTCTACCGGGATTACATGGACTCTGCTCCCGAAGAGTTCGGGGCGTTCCTCGGGTTCCACCAAGGCCCACCGGTGCCGTTCCTTCCCGAAGAATGGCACGGCAAGCCCGTGTGTGTCGTGGTCGGGATGTGGACGGGAGACTCGGCCGAGGGCGAATCCCGGTGGCAGCCGTTCCTCGACGTCGCACCTGTGGCCGGATCCCTGATCACACCGATGCCCTATCCGGCACTCAACGTGGCGTTTGACGGGCTCAATCCGAAAGGCATGCAAGCGTATTGGAAGGCCAATTTCATCAGTGAGCTGAACGATGGTGTCATCAGTGCGCACTCGGAATTCGGTGCCACGATTACCAGCGTCAACACTGCGGTTCACGTTTACCCAATTGACGGTGCTGTGGCCCGGGTTGGAGTCCAAGACACAGCGTTCGTCAACCGCGGCATGAAGTTCGCCCCCGTGATCGCGGCACAGTGGCAGGACCCTGCAGACAACGAAGCCAATATTGCCTGGGCCCGCAACTATGCAGAGGCGCTCCGGCCGTATTCGGCCGCAAGCGGCTACATCAACTTCATGGATGCGGAGGACCAGAACCGTGTGACTGAGAACTACGGGGTCAATTACGAGCGACTTCAGGCCATCAAGGGCAAGTACGATCCGGGAAACCTCTTTCATGTGAACCAGAACATCAAACCCGCCTGA